Proteins found in one Xenopus laevis strain J_2021 chromosome 1L, Xenopus_laevis_v10.1, whole genome shotgun sequence genomic segment:
- the LOC108698504 gene encoding exocyst complex component 1-like, whose translation MSSLLKEDMEKKLFKPKGHTLCEFIETKSELKERFYLCTSVAKRKEVHISLVKHYRVCLDEKYEIAERWFLKDLECIDGIDADTDNAHFHMKFEEVCNVEAYSCASKYSFVRSVIKLNTLYTKRDIKVINFDSSYIVDGVIWSSNNGDCLVLMRICFYASNLLCLSLCPLP comes from the exons ATGTCATCTCTCCTAAAGGAAGACATGGAGAAAAAACTCTTCAAACCAAAGGGACACACTTTGTGCGAGTTCATCGAgacaaaatctgaattaaaagagAGGTTTTATTTGTGTACATCAG TGGCGAAACGGAAGGAGGTTCATATATCTCTGGTAAAGCACTATAGAGTATGCCTAGATGAGAAGTATGAAATAGCAGAGAGGTGGTTTCTTAAAGACTTGGAGTGTATTGATGGGATTGATGCTGATACA GACAACGCACACTTTCATATGAAGTTTGAGGAAGTCTGCAATGTGGAAGCATACAGCTGTGCTTCAAAATATTCCTTTGTGCGAAGTGTAATTAAACTAAATACACTCTACACCAAAAGAGACATCAAGGTTATTAATTTCGACTCCTCCTACATAGTCGATGGTGTGATCTGGTCTTCAAACAACGGTGACTGCTTAGTACTTATGAGAATATGCTTTTATGCTTCAAACCTTTTATGCCTCTCCTTATGCCCTCTTCCATAA